Proteins encoded within one genomic window of Brassica rapa cultivar Chiifu-401-42 chromosome A09, CAAS_Brap_v3.01, whole genome shotgun sequence:
- the LOC103839984 gene encoding ran-binding protein M homolog encodes MNSTANSDNGRRNENGDAGEGQDQILHFLDKVRLSRGDAMEESEGEESPTELNTINSAGGFLIVSPDKLSVKYTNTNLHGHDVGVVQANKPAPFKCLSYYFEIFVKDAGVKGQIAIGFTKESFKMRRQPGWEVNSCGYHGDDGYLYRGKGIGEAFGPTYTTGDTVGGGINYGSQEFFFTKNGALVGKIPKDIKGHLFPTVAVHSQNEEVSVNFGKAKFAFDVKGYEASERNKQQMAIDKISIPPNIGYALVKTYLLHYGYEETLNAFNVATETTVPPIHIAQENAIDEDDSSYALHQRKTIRQLVRDGEINAALARLREWYPQIVQDEKSVVCFLLHCQKFIELVRVGKLEEGVKYGRLELAKFVGLTGFQDIVEDCFALLVYRKPEESSLGYFLEGSQRELVADAVNAAILSTNPNKKDEQRSCHLHSHLEVLLRQLTVCCLERRSLNGNQGETFRLHHVLNNNSTRR; translated from the exons ATGAACTCTACGGCGAACTCCGACAACGGCCGCCGAAACGAAAACGGCGACGCCGGAGAAGGTCAAGATCAGATCTTGCACTTCTTAGACAAGGTTCGTCTCTCGCGAGGGGACGCGATGGAGGAAAGTGAAGGTGAAGAATCGCCGACGGAGCTTAACACGATTAACAGCGCAGGCGGGTTTTTGATTGTCTCTCCCGATAAGCTTTCCGTCAAGTACACCAACACGAATCTGCACGGCCACGACGTTGGCGTTGTTCAAGCTAATAAACCTGCTCCCTTCAAGTGTCTTTCTTACTACTTCGAGATTTTTGTTAAGGATGCTGGCGTTAAAGGGCAAATCGCCATTGGTTTCACTAAGGAGAGCTTCAAAATGCGCAGACAACCAGG ATGGGAAGTAAACAGCTGTGGCTATCACGGGGACGATGGATATCTCTATCGAGGAAAGGGAATAGGTGAAGCCTTTGGTCCAACTTATACGACAGGTGATACGGTTGGCGGTGGTATAAACTATGGTTCGCAGGAATTCTTTTTCAC TAAAAACGGAGCTCTTGTTGGGAAAATCCCTAAGGACATAAAGGGTCATCTGTTCCCCACTGTCGCTGTACATAGCCAAAATGAGGA GGTCTCTGTCAATTTTGGGAAAGCAAAGTTTGCTTTCGATGTTAAA GGATATGAAGCATCAGAGAGGAATAAGCAACAAATGGCTATCGATAAAATATCCATACCTCCAAATATCGGTTATGC GCTTGTAAAGACATACCTGCTTCACTATGGGTATGAGGAGACACTCAATGCTTTCAACGTTGCTACTGAAACTACAGTCCCCCCAATCCATATAGCTCAAGAGAATGCTATAGATGAGGATGATTCATCATATGCTTTGCATCAGAGAAAGACTATTAGACAG CTTGTCAGGGATGGTGAGATTAATGCTGCTCTGGCCAGACTACGAGAATGGTATCCCCAAATTGTACAG GACGAAAAATCCGTAGTTTGTTTCCTCCTCCACTGTCAAAAGTTTATTGAATTAGTACGG GTTGGAAAACTTGAAGAAGGTGTGAAGTATGGTAGGCTCGAGTTAGCTAAATTTGTTGGTTTAACCGGGTTTCAAGATATAGTCGAG GACTGCTTTGCTTTGCTTGTTTATCGAAAGCCCGAAGAATCATCTCTTGGGTACTTCCTAGAAGGCTCGCAGAGGGAACTAGTAGCTGATGCAGTAAATGCAGCGATTCTGTCAACAAATCCAAACAAGAAAGATGAGCAGAGAAGCTGTCACTTGCATTCCCATCTCGAGGTACTGCTCAGACAGCTAACCGTGTGCTGTTTGGAAAGGCGGTCACTCAATGGGAATCAAGGTGAAACATTCCGGCTTCACCATGTTCTAAACAACAACAGTACAAGAAGATGA